The DNA region TTTCCATAAGTAAGCAAAGCATTGGCCTGGTAAGAAAAATTATCGCGCTCATTTCTGGTATACTTTCCTTTTCTGAGTAACGGAATCTCTTCGAATGAGCTGTGTTCAGGGGCTAGGAACAAAGTACTTTCTGTAGCTCCTTTGATCAATTGCAGGCCTCCTGATAGTCGGATATCAGAGGTAATGTCATAATTCAGCTGTAAGTTGTTCTGTACCTCCAGATTGTTGTCTGAATTGATATTTGGCAATAAAGCATTGTAAAGGGGATTGGAAACCCTGAGTACCGTTCCTCTTGCTGTACGCGTCTGTTCTAAATAGGGAGAGGTAACATCCTTTTTAAAATAAGGATTTGCATTCACAAAATTTGAAAAAGAGCCATATGGGGTTTCATTTGCCTTGTATCCTCTAACAAACAAATTATTGTTGATGTTTATTTTTTTCTTTCTGTAGGTCAGGTTGATGTTTCCACTCCAGGTATCTCTTCCGGAGCCCTTCATCGCACCAGTCTGCGTTTTGTAGTTAACCCCTACCCCATATCTGAAACTATCATCTCCTCCCTGCGCAAAGATGGAATTGTTCTCTGAGAAACCAGTTCTTACCGGTTCATTTAACCAATAGGTATCTACTCCCTGCTCTACCAATTTTTTATGGTCATTATAGAGCTGATCGAGCTCAATCTGTGAGCTTACAGATCCGCTAGTTGTGATGTATCTTCCTGATAAAACTTCAAATTCCAATTTTTCTTTAGCATTCATCATATTGTATACCGATAACAGCGGCATTTCAACCCTGAAATCGTTTGAATAAGAAAACTGAAGTTTTCCTGGCTTTGGTTTAATGGTTTCCACAACAATTACCCCGTTTGATGCCCTTGCACCATACAAGGCGGTAGAGGCAGCATCCTTTAATATCGTAACCGAACCGATTCTGTTAATATCCAGATCGACAATGTTCTGTAAAGTAGTTTCAAAACCATCCAATATAAACAAGGGTTGGTTCGGATCCGCACCAAACTGATCTCTTAAGGTAGCAATTGGTACACTTGTTTTACCTCTGACCTCAATGTTTGGCAATACATTGGGATTCGCACCTGCAAGGTTATTTTCCATCTGGATAAATGATGGATCTAATGTTCGTAAACTCTGAATAAGATTATTATTGCCTATGCTTTTCAATTGGTCTCCACTAAAAGTTGCAGTAGCCCCGGTAAAACTATTCTTGTTACGGGTAATGCCTGTACCAGTTACAACAAATTCATTCATCAGCTTCTCGTCATCTTCCATAACAATAATCCGATAGCTTCCAGCAGGAAACCCAGGTAAATATTTCACTTCTTGCGTTTTAAAGCCTATATAAGAGATCTGTAGTACATCTTTTTCCGACTGCAGTACAATCCTGAATGTTCCATCCTGGCCTGTGGCCACCGCTCTGGTATCGGATCCTTTTATCCGGATGGAGGCCCCTCCTATTGGCTTATTGTTCTTATCCACAACCTTGCCCAGGAATACAATTGCACGCGTTAAAAGCGGCCGCGCATTCTGTACGATGATGGTATTCTGTTCAATCCTGTAAGATAAAGACTGTCCGGCAAAACAAAGGTCAAGCACCTCTTTTACAGAGGCATTTTTTACGTTAATGGTTACCGGATCTGCCTTGGAAAGCATGTTGGCATTGTAAAAGAAATCATAGCCGGTTTGTTTTCTGATGCTTTGTATGATCCGTTCAAGTGGAGCGCCTTTTTCCTTTAATGTAATCTGGGCATAGCTGGCTGCGCTAACCTGCAGAATTACAGTGGTCAATATGATAAAGGTCAGTTTCAATTTCAATGAAATATTGGCATACACACTGCCTTTTAAGCAATGCTTAAATGTCATGTAAAAATTCATACATTTGTTTAGTTTGGGTTTTTGTCCAATGTTTAGTAAAGTCGATTTATTTGAACAGGTTCACCCGAACAGCTACTCATCATGAGTAAAATACAATTCAGGGGCGTCGCAACCGCTCCTGGATTTTTTTGTTCAGGGTTACTGCAGTAAGTGTAGAACTATGGCATAACAGTAACCCTCCTTCCTTCTATCTTAAACTGAATAATGTCTGGTATAACCATTCTTTTCAGAACTTCCTCAATATTTTTCTGACGGGACATAAACCCCGTAAACTCTAATTTTTCCATCTCTGGAGGACAGATTACCTCTACATCATACCACCTGGCTATCTTCCGCATAATGCTACCTAACTCTTCGTTATCAAACGCAAAATCATTATTTACCCAGGCTATATCATTTTCTGCATTCACAAACCTGGTATTAAGTTTCTGGTTTTTCAGCATACTTTGCTCGCCTGGTCTCAATACCGTAGACACTTCTCCTTCCTTTATTTGCACCTTAACTTTACCTTCCAGCAAAGTAGTAGCAACATAACCATCTTCTTTATAAGCGCTTACATTAAAGTGCGTTCCTAATACCTCAACACTCTGTTCATTAGAAATCACTTTAAAAGGTTTTTCTTTATTATGCGTCACCTCAAAATAAGCTTCTCCTGTTAATTTGACCTCACGTTCATGACCCGAAAAAGCCACAGGGAAGGTTAAGGAAGACATGGCATTTAACCAGACTTTAGTACCATCAGGCAAGTTAACCTGGTATTGTCCGCCCTTCGGTGTAGTAACTGTATTGTACTCAACCGCCCTTGTTTCAGTACTTTTACCAACCTGGTACACCAGCTGCCCATCACTGGTTTTGGTTACTGTAATGCCCGATTGGCTGGCCAGGTTCCCATTTGCAGCATCGTTTAAAACTATCTTATCGCCATTTGCCAGGGTAAGAATGGCATTATTGCCACCAGGTACTATTTTGGCAGTTGCAGCATCCGCCGCCAGCTCTTTATCTTTCTTCTGAAAAAGTACCGCCAGCGTTACGCACAACATTACCGATGCAGCTGCAATCCATGGCCATAGCACAATGCGTTTAACCTGTTTCTGATGTACAGGCAATCCCAGCCATATCCTGGACTTTTCTTCTGCTATCGCCTCAGGTGTAAAATCGGGTTTAGTCTCATCCTCATATTCCAGGTACCAGCTTTCCAGTAACGCAATCTCTTCTGCGGTACAGCTGCCTTCTCTGTATTTCTTTAACAATTCCTTCGCTTCTCTATTCTGCATTACAATATTTAAAAATTACCCGTTTAAATGATAGACGGCGAGAACGGTAGGTATGGGGTAGAAAAAAATAATAAAAATTTAAAATTAATTTTATACAACCAAAAACAACATCATTCCAAGCTTTAAACGCAATATTTTGAGGGCATTATTTACCTGTTTCCGAACGGTCTGCTCTGATAAATTCAGCTGAAGGGCAATTTCTTTGTGGCTCATTACATGTTTGCGGCTCAGCTCAAACACTTCCCTCATTTTGGGAGGAAGCTCCGAGATCCCTTTTTCAATCAGGGCGGTCAGCTGCCGCTCCCTGACCTGATGGTCAGTAATGCAATATCCTGTCTCTATAAAATTTTGTAGTGAACTTACATATTTAGTTTCTACCTGCTGGTGGGCAATCACATCCATGATCCGGTTGCGCACCGAAGTATACAGGTAAGCTGCAAGACTGGATTTGATCTCCAATGCTTCCTTTTTATTCCAAAGCGCTGCAAAAAGTTCATGGATTACATCCTGGGCCTCATCCTTATCGCGCAGGCGCTGGCAGGCATGAATGTAAAGCTCCTCAAAATAACGGTTGTAAATAACGGTATAAGCGCTGGCATCACCTTCTTTAAGAAGGGTTATGAGTTCTGAATCTGAAAACGAACCATAAGCCAGCATATTCCTAAAATTAATTTCTACTTAAAATACCTGTTTTACCCAACATCTGCAAAATTAGCTGTTATTCTGACAATTGAACAATTTAAAATACAAGCCTACAAATTTTAGAAGGTTTCAAAAATAGTATAAAATGCCAGCAAGTTGATAAAAACACATCCGGATAATCAGATTTGCCCGTACCTTTACCAAATGTCCGGAATTTACATCCACATCCCTTTCTGCAAAAAGGCATGTACCTATTGCGATTTCCATTTCAGCACCTCATTGAAATATGCGGATGAAATGACGGATGCCATCTGCACAGAAATTGTTAAAAAGAAAGACCGGGTAAACGGGCAGGTGGGCAGCATTTATTTTGGTGGCGGAACACCTTCTGTACTTTCCTCCAAAGCATTTGAAAAGATCTTCGGCACCCTGGAGCAGCACTTTTCTGTTTCCTCGGATGCGGAAATTACCATTGAGGCCAATCCCGACGACCTCAACGCAAAAAAAATAGCAGAACTCAGACAGCTTCCAGTAAACCGCTTCAGCATAGGTATCCAGTCTTTTTTTGAAGAAGACCTGATCTGGATGAACCGCGCCCATAATGCCTCGGAAGCCGAAAGCTGCATTAAACGGAGCCAGGATGCGGGCTTTGAAAACCTGAGCATCGATCTTATTTATGGCTATCCTTTGCTTACAGATAACAAATGGCTCAGCAACATTCAAAAAGCCATTGCATTTCAGGTACCGCACATTTCGGCCTACTCCCTAACCGTTGAGCCACGCACCGCATTGGCCAGTGCGATCAAAAGAGGTAAACAAACACCGGTAAACGATGAACAAAGCGCCACACAGTTCCTAACACTTACAGAAAAACTTCAGGAAGCAGGGTTTGAGCACTACGAAATCTCCAATTTCAGCAAACCAGGAAAATATGCGGTACACAACACCAATTACTGGCGGGGCATCCCTTACCTGGGCATTGGCCCTTCGGCCCATGGCTTTGACGGACAAGCACGTTACCTGAATATCGCCAATAACGCAGCGTATTTAAACGCACTGCAAAGTGGCAACCTGGCCGAAAGCATTGAAAAACTGGATATTTACGACCGCTTCAACGAGTACATCATGACCTCTCTGCGTACCATGTGGGGCAGCAGCTTGCAGAAAATAACAGCAGATTTCGGAAAGGAGTTCTTAGCAGATACACTGAAAAACAGCAGGCCTTTTGTAGAAAAAAAATGGCTGATGAACCACAACGAGCACCTAATCCTGACTAAAGAAGGAAAGTTGTTTGCAGATCATATTGCCTCAGAATTATTTTTAATACCCGACGATCATCATTAAACTACAATACCATGAACAATAAAGTCATCTGGATTACCGGCGCATCTTCAGGCATTGGCGAAGCCTTGGTCTATGCTTACAGCAATGCAGGCGCCAAACTGATCATTTCGGCCCGTAACCGCGACGAACTTTACAGGGTTAAAAGTGCTTGTAAAAGTCCGGTTAATATTCATGTCCTCCCGCTTGACCTGGAAAAAACAGAGCTGCTTGCTGATAAAGCCCAGGAAGCCATACGCATCTATGGCTATATCGACATGCTCATCAACAGTGGCGGCATCAGTCAGCGTAGCCTGGCCCTGGAAACCCAGCTGCAAACCGAGCAACGGCTGATGAATGTGAATTTTTGGGGTACGGTTGTACTGAGCAAGGCTGTATTACCAGCTATGATTGCCAACGGAAGCGGCAAGATCGTTTGCATCAGCAGCCTGGTAGGCAAATTTGGCACACGCTTGCGGTCCGCCTACTCGGCTTCCAAGCATGCATTACATGGTTATTTTGATTCCCTTCGTGCAGAGGTATTCGACAAAAACATCCAGATCAGCATCATATGTCCCGGTTTTATCAAGACAAACGTATCTGTAAATGCGCTGACCGGCAATGGCAGTCCGCAGGGAACGATGGACGCTGGTCAGGCCAGTGGAATGCCGGCATATGAATGCGCCAGACAAATCATACAGGCCATTCAGCAGCACAAAGAAGAGGTCTACATCGGTGGTAAAGAGGTAAAAGGAGTATGGTTTAAACGCCTCTTCCCCCTGCGTTTTTCCCGGTACATGAGAACCGCACAGGTCACACGCTGATTAATCGGCAACGCACCTGAAACCGGTATTCTCCAGGCCTGTATCTATGGATGATTTCATTTTTGAACTCACCCTGTAACCTTTGCAGTAAGAAGAGTGACACATAAATGATCCTCCCCTGATCACTTTCTTTGGAACTGTGGGCTCTTCAGGATCGTAGCTTTTTACCGGCCCCTTAGGATTATTTACAGTGCCTTTTAAAGTTTTATAATAGTCAGCCGTATACCAGTCGGCCGTCCACTCCCATACATTTCCGGCCATATCGTACAATCCGAAACCATTTGCGGCAAAGGATTTGACAGGTGCAACACTCGAAAAGCCATCTGTTTTTAAGTCGTTGTAAGGAAATTCTCCCTGCCAGGTATTGGCTTTGAGCTTACCCTTGTCCAATGCTTCATCTCCCCATGGATATTTCTTGCCTTTCAACCCGCCTCTGGCAGCATATTCCCACTCGGCCTCTGTTGGTAACCTTTTGCCCGCCCATTTTGCATATGCTGCAGCATCTACCCACGAAACCTGGGTTACCGGATAATTTTCTTTACCAATGATATTGCTTTTTGGCCCCTGAGGATGTTTCCAGCATGCTCCTGCAGTCCAGCTCCACCATTGCGAAACATCATTAATGTTTACACGTCCGGCGGGCTTCCTGAACGTTAAAGAGGCGGGCTGCAACAATTCTTCTGCAGGCTTTGGTGTTCCTGGGGGCAGTTGTTTTTTGAGTTCCTCCCAATCTGGTTTGCGCTCTGCCTGTGTGACATAGCCGGTGGCCTTTACAAAACGGGCAAACTGGGCATTGGTTACTTCGGTTTCATCTATCCAAAAGCCCTTTACCGACACCTGGTGTGCAGGATATTCATCTGCCCGTCCTTCCTGATCGGCCGCTCCCATGATAAAACTACCCGTAGGGATAAACTTCATTCCGGTATGAGATGCTTTGCCTTCTCCTGTACCAGAGCCCAGTGAATCTATTGGGGTAAGTGAACCAAACCTTTTGGGCAGCTTGGCATCACAACAACTGGAATCTGCTTTCCCTGTAGTATCAACCGCACTGTTCATGGTACTGTCAACGTTCCCACCGCCAGCTGTATTTCGCTGGTTACAGGCGGCAATTGCAGCCACCGCCAGCAAGGATAAAATAATTCTTTTCACCCGACTAAAATAAGGATAAATTAAATAGGGCAGAAAAAGCTAGCGCATTACACCGATTTTGTTACCTTCCCAATCCGGGAACAAGACCTTATCGTTATTGATATTCAAGTGTTTATCAGCCACCTCGCTAAATACACTTCTGAAATCGGTGGTCACCGCCAGGTCTCTTCCATCTTCCAGGTTTTCTACGGCAAGCGGGTTTACCAGTCCGTGTACCAATCCTCCGTTTACGCCATTGCCCAGAATAAAATTGCAGGACCCACGGCCATGGTCTGTTCCACCGGTACCATTCTGCTTTACCGTACGGCCAAATTCTGTCATGGTCATCACCGTCACGTCATCCTGATAAGTACCCATATCTGCCCAGAAGGCCATAATACTATTGCTCAGGTCGTTCACGTTCCTGGCAAAAATCCCTGTTTCTGCGCCCTGGTTAAAGTGGGTGTCCCAGCCACCTGATTCAGCAAAAGCGACTTCCATTCCTACATCCATTTTAATTAACTGGGCAATCTGTTTCAATGAATTGCCCAGCGCAGTATTCGGATATACCGCATTGTTTGATGGTCTATAGTTTTTTGTATCCACCTTCTGCAGCATTTTTATCGCATCAAAACTCTCTTTTCCGGTTTCCTTCAGCAAACCCGATGAAGTCGTATCGTATAGATCCTCGAAGCTTTTTGCAGCCATATTTGCTCCCTTCACATTTCCTCTCAGCTGAATGTTAAAATCCTGAAGGTTGCTGATGGCCACTGCCGGGTTTTCGCCATAGAACGACCTTGGCAACGAAGAGGTTAGACTCACTCCCTGAAAAGGTGTAGCGGCATCATGGCCTAACAAACCTACTGCCCTGTTTAACCAGCCGCTCTCGGTCCCTTTCCGGAAAGGTGTCCCCGATTCCATAAAATCCTGGGCATCAAAATGCGAACGGGTACTATTGGGCGATCCGATACCATGTACAATGGCCATTCTTTTTTCCCTGAACATCGGCTCAAAAGCAGCCATCGAAGGGTGCAGTCCGAAACGGCCGTCCAGATCAATTAAAGGTGTCCCCTTTCCGTTTCCCCTCGCCGCGTCCATAAACAGGGTAGGTCTTGCCGCTTTTAAATATTTATCTGTAAAAGGTGTTACTGCCATCAGGCCATCCATGGCACCGCGCTGAAAAATACACACCAGAATCTTTTTCCTTTTAAACAAACCCGGCGCTTTTGTTCCGGCTACAGCTTCTGCCAAAAAACCTGGGATACCACCCAATCCTATACCAAACAGGGCCAGTCCGCCAGCTTTAATAAATCCTCTTCTTGAAGTCATGATGATCGTATTTTAAGGTTTACTTACGTTGAAATTCAGGAGAGCCGATAATTACACCTACCACCTGGGCCAGCATCGTATTGTTGCCTGTTGCCATAGCCAGGGCGTCTGCATTTTTACCATACGCTTTTTTACCCGGCTTTCCTTTAAGGTTTTTGCCGGCAGCCATCATTCCCTCCTCCTCATTTGTCATGGTATCCATGGTTGCAGGAGGTGTTGCTTTGGCGGCTGCGCTTTCTACCTTGTTCGCCAGGTTAGGGTCATTTAACATTGGTTTCAACCGTTTAACCGTTTCTTCCAGGTTCCGCTCAGGCATAATGAGTTTACTATAGGTAACCAGGGCCGCATCGCTGCTTTCCGGTTCATGGTTGTCGTTCAAAGAAGCCAGGTTGATCTTAATTCCCGGGATACGTTGCGTAGCCAGTGCCAGCCCGAAATTCATCCGGTTCAACAAAGAACCCGTATTGATCCAGTACTGTCCGCGGTCAGGAAAACCGGTTGGGGCCTGGTAATAGTACATCCTTTGACCCATTTTATTGATCCAGGCATAAAGCTGATAAGGCTGTGTAATCTCTGCATTGAGGCTACGGACCGCACTGATTGCCAGTTCAAACGGTGATTTGGTTTTCTCTCTCAGCGCCTCCTTGTTCCAGAACTCGGGGGCACAGACCATGGCAATCATTACCTGTTTAATATCGCCATCTGTCCGGGTAAATGCTCCGGCCATTTTATCGACCAGCTGCTGGGAAGGGTTATCGTTCACAAACCTTGTAGCCAGTTTTTTGGAAATGAATTTGGCGGTAGAAGGATGGTGGGCCAGCATCGTAAGGAGTTCAACGCCTTCCTCATACCCTCTGTTTGCAGGGAAGCGTTTACCCAACACCACCTTCTCCCCATTGTCATGGCGCGTAGGGACGAAAAGGAAGTCACCATCATGTACGTAGCCACGTTTTTCAAGGGTACTTTCGCCAACCCGTTCCATCAGGTTTTTGGCGGCCGATCCGTAGCCATTCTCGCCCATGGGCGCTATTGTCCAGCCGGTCAGTATCCTTGCGGCCTGGGTTACATCATTTTGGGTATAACCACCATCTACGCCTAAAGTATGGAGTTCCATTACTTCACGTGCGTAATTTTCATTTAAACCGCCCTGTTTTTTCTTATTGGCCTGTAATTTTTTCAGCGCTGGCGAGTTTGCCATTAATTTTGCCCGGGCCGCCTGGCGTTTTTTGGCCATAGGCCCTTCGCCCATCTGCATTTCCAAAGTGTTATTTGCTGCAGCAGGCTGCCCGCTACTTGAAAAATTATCCAGGTACATCAGCATGGCTGGTGATTTTGCCGTAGCCATCAGCAAAGTCTGGAATTTGCCAGTAACGTTCGGGCGGATCACATCACGTTCATATGCCGGAACAAATGAGGCACATTGGTTCTTTGTTAAAGAAACATTAAAATGGTTGAACCAGAAGTCTGTCAGCAATTCATGCAGCTGGTTATTGGTATAAGCAGCCCTTAATATTTTCTGGTTAAAAAACTGGCGGTAAAGTTCCTGTTGCGGTTTATAGCCTTTGGAATCCATATAGGCCTTCACCTGCTGCCGGTATTCCTTCCCATCAGCTTTGTTTACAGAGTCTTTGTCAATAAAACCTTCCTTAACAGCCATCCTTACAGCCTGTCCTGGGCGGGGATATTTATTTTCAACCTCGGTATTGCTCAGGTTGATGTCCTCGTATTGTTTCAGTTTCCCATCAAGCAGCTGATCGGCCTGTTGCCCATCCAGTTGCTCTTTAAACCATTTTTCCAGGCCGGTCTTTACCACTTCATCAATATCCTCTGCTTTGGCCCCATAGGTAAACCTGCTGAGCAGGTGCGCTGCGGCCTGTCGCTCGGTAAGTCCCGCCTGCTTATACGGGAATGCAAACTTCACAGCTGCCGGCTTCTCTTTTTGAAAAGAGGAGCACAGCACTGCGATAAATAATACTAAACCAAAAGAATAGAGAACTTTAGCCGGTGCTTTCATACCATGTTTATCTTGATTACAATGCTATGACACCGGAAGTTTGCGAAGGTTTAAAGATCAGGCATCCGGAATTTCTGGTTCTACCAGTTTAATGAGTTTTTCCAGGGATTCCTGCCAGCCCAGGTAACACATTTCGGCAGGGATCACGGCTGGGATATTCTCCTGCAATACCCTCAGTTCAGTACCTACAGATGTTTTTTGAAGCCATACAGAAGTAGTCATTACTCCTGGCAGGTTAGGATCGTCAAATTTGTCTGTGTATTTAATAAACTCGTTTGGCTTCAGCTCTAAGTACTCTCCGCCAAAGGAATGGCCGTTACCGGTTGTAAAATTGTGAAAGGACATTTTAAAAGTACCACCTACACGAACATCCATATTGTGTACGGTACAAAGAAAACCATATGGCGGCAGCCAGGAGGCAATGGCCAGGGTTTCGGTAAAGGCCCGATAAACCTTTTCAGGTGAGGCCTTAATTACTCTGTGCAATGAAACTTTGTTTTCTGACATGGTCTTTTTCTTTTTGTTGTTTAACAAAGATGCCAGTAAAAACAGACATTTAACAGGGTAATATACGACAATTTAAAGTGCATTTGCGACAAAACACAGTGATAACGAGGTAAGAAAATCACAAAGCTAAACCCTGACTTTTTTACGGCATTTGTCAGAATTATTCCATTTTTCTTGCAAAGGTTACCTTTCGATTTCCCGATTATATAGTTTTGTTTCATCTTCATCTTAACTCTAAATTCATATGAAGTTTAACCTGACTCCAATCGATATCGTTGATGACATCAGCAAAGCGGATTTTGAAAAAAACTACCTGAATGCCCGCAAGCCATTGATCATAAAAAACATGTCCAAAACCTGGCCTGCATATGAGAAATGGAACCTGGATTACATGAAAAACATAGTGGGCGACAAGACTGTACCCCTGTACGACAGTTCAAAGGCTGACCCCTCCAAGCCTATTAATGCATCCGCAGCTGAAATGAAATTTGAGGATTACATTGAACTCATCAGAAATACCCCCACCGACCTTAGGATATTTTTATTTGACCCGATTAAACACGCCCCTAAATTGCTAGACGATTACCGGGCTCCTAAAGAATTAATGGGCGGTTTTTTGGACAGCTATCCAAATATGTTTTTTGGGGGAAAAGGTTCTGTAACCTTCCTGCATTACGACATAGACCTTGCACATATCTTCCATACCCATTTTAACGGGCGTAAACACGTGATCCTGTTCGAAAACAAATGGAAAGAACGCTTATACCAGATCCCCTACGCCACCTATGCCCTGGAAGATTACGATGTAGAACGGCCTGATTTTGAGAAATTTCCGGCATTAAAGGGCGTTCAGGGTGTGGAGGCCTTTCTGGAACATGGCGATACCTTGTTTATGCCTACGGGTTACTGGCATTGGATGAAATACCTGGACGGTTCTTTTTCTATAAGCCTGAGGGCCTGGGATAAATCCTGGGTTGTAAAAGCCAAAAGCCTATACAACCTTACCCTTCAGCGTAAGTTTGATGATTTTATGAAAGCCAATTTCAGGGAAAAATACATGAACTGGAAAGAAGAACTGGCCATAAAAAGAGCTAATAAAGCCTTGGCAAAACAATGGCCCGCATAAACGGCGGGTTTGATGCACATCATCTATGAAATTGTAAATTTTAATTTACATTTGTTGTAAATAAGGTCGGCAGCAAGCATTGAGCCGCTTCCATGTACCTTATCATAGAATGATATGAGCTTTATTTTAAAGCCGGTAGATACCGTTGAGAGCATTAGCCCTGCTGATTTTAAAAAAAATTACCTGGATGCACGCCGTCCGCTGATCATTAAAGGCCTGACCAAAACATGGCCTGCCCGCGAAAAATGGGATACTGAATATCTGAAAAAGATAGGCGGAGACATTACCGTAAGCCTGATGGACAATTCCAAGGCCGACCCCTCCAAGCCCATCAATGCCTCGGTTGCAGAAATGAAATTCGGAGATTACCTCGATCTGATCAAAAGGGAACCTACAGAACTTCGTATATTTTTCTTTAACCTATTCAAACATCATCCCGACCTGATCAATGACATCGTCATCCCGAAAGACCTGATGGGCGGCTTTATAGAGAGCATGCCGGCCATGTTTTTTGGCGGCTCCAATTCTGTTACCTTCCTGCATTACGATATAGATCTGCCCCATCTTTTCCATACCCATTTTGGCGGCAGAAAACACATCATCCTGTTCGACAACAAATGGAAAAAAAGGCTTTACTGTATTCCAAATGCAACTTATGCGTTGGAAGACTATGATGTAGCCAATCCCGACTTCGAAAAATTCCCGGCACTGAAAGGTGTGGAGGGATATGAAGTATTTCTGGAACATGGCGATACCCTGTTTATGCCAACAGGTATGTGGCACTGGATGAAATACCTCGACGGTTCCTTCTCTTTGAGCCTGAGGGCCTGGGATGCCTCCATTACCCGCAAAGCACAAAGTGTGTTTAACCTGGCTGTAAAAGGAGGACTGGACAGTGTGCTTAAAATGGCTTTCAAAGCCCCATATGCTAAATGGAGAGAA from Pedobacter africanus includes:
- a CDS encoding cupin-like domain-containing protein, whose product is MKFNLTPIDIVDDISKADFEKNYLNARKPLIIKNMSKTWPAYEKWNLDYMKNIVGDKTVPLYDSSKADPSKPINASAAEMKFEDYIELIRNTPTDLRIFLFDPIKHAPKLLDDYRAPKELMGGFLDSYPNMFFGGKGSVTFLHYDIDLAHIFHTHFNGRKHVILFENKWKERLYQIPYATYALEDYDVERPDFEKFPALKGVQGVEAFLEHGDTLFMPTGYWHWMKYLDGSFSISLRAWDKSWVVKAKSLYNLTLQRKFDDFMKANFREKYMNWKEELAIKRANKALAKQWPA
- a CDS encoding cupin-like domain-containing protein encodes the protein MSFILKPVDTVESISPADFKKNYLDARRPLIIKGLTKTWPAREKWDTEYLKKIGGDITVSLMDNSKADPSKPINASVAEMKFGDYLDLIKREPTELRIFFFNLFKHHPDLINDIVIPKDLMGGFIESMPAMFFGGSNSVTFLHYDIDLPHLFHTHFGGRKHIILFDNKWKKRLYCIPNATYALEDYDVANPDFEKFPALKGVEGYEVFLEHGDTLFMPTGMWHWMKYLDGSFSLSLRAWDASITRKAQSVFNLAVKGGLDSVLKMAFKAPYAKWRERLAIKRAENALAEGSPK
- a CDS encoding SRPBCC family protein; translation: MSENKVSLHRVIKASPEKVYRAFTETLAIASWLPPYGFLCTVHNMDVRVGGTFKMSFHNFTTGNGHSFGGEYLELKPNEFIKYTDKFDDPNLPGVMTTSVWLQKTSVGTELRVLQENIPAVIPAEMCYLGWQESLEKLIKLVEPEIPDA
- a CDS encoding DUF1501 domain-containing protein, translated to MTSRRGFIKAGGLALFGIGLGGIPGFLAEAVAGTKAPGLFKRKKILVCIFQRGAMDGLMAVTPFTDKYLKAARPTLFMDAARGNGKGTPLIDLDGRFGLHPSMAAFEPMFREKRMAIVHGIGSPNSTRSHFDAQDFMESGTPFRKGTESGWLNRAVGLLGHDAATPFQGVSLTSSLPRSFYGENPAVAISNLQDFNIQLRGNVKGANMAAKSFEDLYDTTSSGLLKETGKESFDAIKMLQKVDTKNYRPSNNAVYPNTALGNSLKQIAQLIKMDVGMEVAFAESGGWDTHFNQGAETGIFARNVNDLSNSIMAFWADMGTYQDDVTVMTMTEFGRTVKQNGTGGTDHGRGSCNFILGNGVNGGLVHGLVNPLAVENLEDGRDLAVTTDFRSVFSEVADKHLNINNDKVLFPDWEGNKIGVMR
- a CDS encoding DUF1800 domain-containing protein — protein: MKAPAKVLYSFGLVLFIAVLCSSFQKEKPAAVKFAFPYKQAGLTERQAAAHLLSRFTYGAKAEDIDEVVKTGLEKWFKEQLDGQQADQLLDGKLKQYEDINLSNTEVENKYPRPGQAVRMAVKEGFIDKDSVNKADGKEYRQQVKAYMDSKGYKPQQELYRQFFNQKILRAAYTNNQLHELLTDFWFNHFNVSLTKNQCASFVPAYERDVIRPNVTGKFQTLLMATAKSPAMLMYLDNFSSSGQPAAANNTLEMQMGEGPMAKKRQAARAKLMANSPALKKLQANKKKQGGLNENYAREVMELHTLGVDGGYTQNDVTQAARILTGWTIAPMGENGYGSAAKNLMERVGESTLEKRGYVHDGDFLFVPTRHDNGEKVVLGKRFPANRGYEEGVELLTMLAHHPSTAKFISKKLATRFVNDNPSQQLVDKMAGAFTRTDGDIKQVMIAMVCAPEFWNKEALREKTKSPFELAISAVRSLNAEITQPYQLYAWINKMGQRMYYYQAPTGFPDRGQYWINTGSLLNRMNFGLALATQRIPGIKINLASLNDNHEPESSDAALVTYSKLIMPERNLEETVKRLKPMLNDPNLANKVESAAAKATPPATMDTMTNEEEGMMAAGKNLKGKPGKKAYGKNADALAMATGNNTMLAQVVGVIIGSPEFQRK